A region of the bacterium genome:
AATCCCGCAAACCCCGCTGCTCGTGAAAAAGTGGGCTATTTGCCGGGGGAGTTGGGTTGGCCGCTTGGTGTCAAGTGTGGGGAGTGGTTAGGTTTTCTTGCCGATTTATCCGGAAAACCTGATTTTACCCGAAGAATGCTCCTCCTCGAAACCCTTCAGTTTCCAATATCGCGACTCAATTCCTACATCGGAACGCTTTCCCAAGGCATGAAGCGTAAACTCGGTCTGGTTGCCGCGATGGAACCTCGTCCCGAGCTGTTAGTGTTTGACGAACCAAGCGACGGACTTGATCCGGTACAACAAAGGGCAGTGATTGATTTACTGAAGCGACGAGAACCGGAAACGACGTTGTTACTCTCGTCCC
Encoded here:
- a CDS encoding ABC transporter ATP-binding protein, which gives rise to MSILKESQPIRFSDATKKYGAVTALHGLHLTVERGECLVLLGQNGAGKSTALKMLMGLIEPSAGTVELFGENPANPAAREKVGYLPGELGWPLGVKCGEWLGFLADLSGKPDFTRRMLLLETLQFPISRLNSYIGTLSQGMKRKLGLVAAMEPRPELLVFDEPSDGLDPVQQRAVIDLLKRREPETTLLLSSHDLREAFELADRVAIFAQGKLVEQFAKPAVSSPDELEERFFAAVEVK